The genomic stretch CTCGTAGTCTCGTGTACGAGACTGATAAATGCTGCCCGGGAAACCCTGTGAACCCATTGCCTGAAACCGTGCCGTTTTTCAGCCAGTGGGAAACGCCAGACATGACGCTGGCCGTGCTTGCCGATGGCGCCGAGGCAGCGCTCAGGCGCGATCCGCTGTGGCGGGGATCGGGCGCCGAAACGCTCGACGAGTACGCGGTCTGGGCCGCCAACATCTGCGGCATGGCGTGCCTGAAAATGATCCTGGCGACGCGCGGCGAGATCGTGCCGACGATCGATCTGGCAAGGCGCTGCACCGTATATGGCGGCTATGTCGTCAATGACGGCTCGATCAAGGGCCTGATCTACGCACCCTTCGTCACCTTCGTGCAGGCGGAATTCGGCCTAGGGGCGCAGGTGATGACCAATGTCGCGACATCGGACATTCCGGCGATCCTCAGGCAGTCGCGCTTCTTCATCGCTTCGGTCAGCAGTTCGATCCGCTGGCCTGAGCGCGAACCGCCGTCGAAGGGCGGCCATCTGGTGCTGGTGACGGCGGCATCGGATGAGGGTTTTCGCTTCCACAATCCATCCGGCCATACC from Mesorhizobium sp. 113-3-3 encodes the following:
- a CDS encoding C39 family peptidase, translated to MNPLPETVPFFSQWETPDMTLAVLADGAEAALRRDPLWRGSGAETLDEYAVWAANICGMACLKMILATRGEIVPTIDLARRCTVYGGYVVNDGSIKGLIYAPFVTFVQAEFGLGAQVMTNVATSDIPAILRQSRFFIASVSSSIRWPEREPPSKGGHLVLVTAASDEGFRFHNPSGHTSATQANAVLAPADFDRFFANRGIAVTI